A window from Lampris incognitus isolate fLamInc1 chromosome 5, fLamInc1.hap2, whole genome shotgun sequence encodes these proteins:
- the fgg gene encoding fibrinogen gamma chain, with protein sequence MGHKFQSSLAGLLLLFAFSSAQTRGDFSESCVTNDGFGTYCPTTCGVADYWLKYRPVVDQELNYMERELDKIANLTDGAQGVVEYMKDSVVSAQKAGPSDQSYKRSSSIMEDILRFEKTIVIQEQQIYEIQSIITSNERRMVDLKALAIKLDQKCNEPCKDTVVIQPTTGTDCQDIASKGATTSGLYYVKPAKATEPFLVYCEIDDTGRGFTVLQRRRDGSVDFRKDWVQYKEGFGYLSPDDTTEFWLGNEKMHLLTTQSTIPTVLRIELVDWDGNRKHADYAMFRVAPEVDMYRLTYAYFYGGDAGDAFDGFDFGNDPSDKFQTSHNGAQFSTFDKDNDKFHGNCALQEGSGWWMNSCHAAHLNGKYYRGGRYSDKDTTFDNGIIWVTWHDRWYSLKETTMKIIPISRIGGGGGQQIGIKQFGGLGDS encoded by the exons ATGGGGCACAAATTTCAGTCTTCATTGGCGGGACTTCTTTTACTTTTCGCCTTCTCATCGGCA CAAACCAGAGGCGATTTTTCCGAGTCATGTGTGACAAATGATGGCTTT GGAACGTACTGTCCAACTACCTGTGGGGTGGCTGATTATTGGCTGAAATACAGGCCAGTTGTGGACCAAGAGTTGAACTATATGGAGAGAGAACTGGATAAAATTGCTAATTTAACAGATGGAGCTCAAGGCGTCGTGGAGTACATGAAAGACTCTGTTGTATCAGCCCAAAAGGCTGGCCCCTCAG ACCAGAGCTACAAAAGGTCATCCAGTATAATGGAAGATATCCTTCGTTTTGAAAAGACTATCGTCATTCAGGAGCAGCAAATATA TGAAATTCAGAGTATAATTACATCCAATGAGAGGAGAATGGTGGACCTCAAAGCCCTCGCCATTAAACTGGATCAGAAGTGCAACGAGCCATGCAAAGACACCGTTGTGATTCAGCCCACAACAGGAACAG ACTGCCAGGATATCGCCAGCAAGGGCGCTACCACCAGTGGCCTTTACTACGTCAAGCCAGCCAAGGCAACGGAGCCGTTCCTGGTCTACTGTGAGATCGATGACACTGGACGTGGCTTCACGGTGCTGCAAAGG AGACGTGATGGgagtgtggacttcaggaaggACTGGGTGCAGTACAAGGAAGGCTTCGGTTACctctctcctgatgacaccactgAATTTTGGCTCGGCAATGAGAAGATGCATCTGCTGACAACCCAGTCCACCATCCCAACTGTGCTGAGGATCGAGCTCGTTGACTGGGATGGCAACAGGAA GCACGCCGACTATGCCATGTTCAGAGTGGCGCCGGAGGTCGACATGTACCGTCTGACCTATGCCTACTTCTATGGCGGTGACGCAGGAGACGCGTTTGATGGCTTTGACTTTGGAAACGACCCCAGCGACAAATTCCAGACATCCCACAATGGCGCGCAGTTCAGCACATTTGACAAAGACAATGACAAGTTTCATGGCAATTGCGCTCTTCAAGAGGGCTCTGGATGGTGGATGAACAGCTGCCACGCTGCCCATTTGAATGGCAAATACTACAGGG GCGGAAGGTACTCGGATAAGGACACGACCTTCGACAACGGCATCATTTGGGTCACGTGGCACGACCGCTGGTACTCGTTGAAAGAGACCACCATGAAAATCATTCCTATCAGCAGAATCGGGGGAGGTGGTGGACAGCAGATTGGCATCAAACAGTTCGGAGGACTGGGAGACTCTTAA